One window of Ziziphus jujuba cultivar Dongzao chromosome 5, ASM3175591v1 genomic DNA carries:
- the LOC107419786 gene encoding glucan endo-1,3-beta-D-glucosidase — translation MAPNQFSFIVVLLLLLLHLSLFPLFIWGVGINYGTLGNNLPSPKKVAQLLQSTLINKVKIYDTNPEILEAFSNTGIDLIVAVENYHVSNISSDVSAADEWFAARIAPFIPATSIVGIAVGNEYLTTTTTSTPTSFINNNIDPNNNNALVQAMQNLHAVLTSRGLERKIKVSTPHSMAVLASSFPPSSSTFAPNLVETMEAIVGFLADTGAPFMVNAYPYFAYRDNPSTINLQYALLGNSTSTSTGVVKDPKGYVYTNMLDAQIDAVRSAIIALGFGNRTVDITVSESGWPSKGDSNTDIAATPENAKTYNTRLIERAQSNRGTPMKPKDRIDIFVFSLFNENKKKGSATERNFGILNGDGSKVYNLDLSCDFCSGVTNNNNNNGSGSSSGIFGMGEKASASGVVRGPSVWCVAKPHADDKVLQAVLDFCCGPGGVDCREIYENGDCYEPDRLLAHASYAMNAYYQMHGRNYWNCDFKGSALVTFSDPSYGACRYSQQ, via the exons ATGGCTCCCAACCAGTTCTCGTTCATCGTCGTCCTACTACTACTGCTACTCCATTTAAGCCTTTTTCCATTATTCATTTGGGGTGTTGGCATAAACTACGGTACACTTGGAAACAACCTTCCATCGCCAAAGAAAGTAGCTCAGCTCCTCCAATCAACGCTCATCAACAAGGTCAAAATCTACGACACAAACCCTGAAATCCTGGAGGCCTTTTCCAACACCGGAATCGACCTCATCGTGGCAGTTGAGAACTACCACGTCTCCAACATCAGTTCCGACGTCTCCGCCGCCGATGAATGGTTCGCCGCCCGCATCGCCCCCTTCATTCCTGCCACTTCCATTGTAGGCATTGCCGTAGGCAACGAATACttgaccaccaccaccaccagcaCCCCCAcaagttttattaataataatattgaccCAAACAACAACAACGCCTTGGTCCAAGCCATGCAAAACTTGCATGCAGTCCTTACTTCCCGAGGGCTTGAGCGCAAGATTAAGGTGTCCACCCCACATAGCATGGCCGTTCTTGCTTCCTCTTtccctccttcttcttccactTTCGCACCGAATCTTGTCGAGACCATGGAGGCCATTGTTGGCTTCTTGGCCGACACTGGTGCTCCATTTATGGTGAATGCGTATCCGTATTTCGCTTACAGGGACAACCCCAGCACCATTAATCTCCAGTACGCTTTGCTGGGGAACTCAACTTCAACCTCAACCGGGGTGGTTAAAGATCCCAAAGGCTACGTCTACACCAACATGCTGGACGCTCAGATCGATGCGGTTCGCTCGGCTATAATTGCGTTGGGATTCGGAAACCGGACGGTTGATATAACCGTATCGGAATCCGGGTGGCCTTCCAAGGGTGATAGTAACACCGACATTGCGGCCACCCCCGAAAACGCAAAGACTTACAACACAAGGCTGATCGAACGTGCGCAGTCCAACAGAGGGACACCCATGAAGCCCAAGGACAGGATCGacatttttgtgttttctttgtTCAATGAGAACAAGAAGAAAGGGAGTGCCACGGAGAGAAACTTCGGGATCTTGAATGGCGACGGGTCTAAGGTTTACAATTTGGATTTGAGCTGCGATTTCTGCAGCGGGGTtaccaataacaataacaacaatggATCAGGAAGTTCATCTGGAATTTTTGGAATGGGAGAGAAAGCCTCTGCTAGCGGAGTGGTTAGGGGTCCTTCTGTTTGGTGCGTTGCAAAGCCACACGCTGACGACAAGGTTCTTCAGGCGGTGCTAGATTTTTGCTGTGGACCAGGTGGAGTGGACTGCAGGGAGATTTATGAGAATGGGGATTGTTATGAGCCGGATAGGCTTCTTGCTCATGCATCTTACGCCATGAATGCTTATTATCAGATGCACGGCAGGAACTACTGGAACTGCGACTTCAAAGGCTCCGCCCTTGTCACCTTCAGCGATCCAA GTTATGGGGCTTGCAGGTATTCTCAGCAGTGA
- the LOC107419848 gene encoding serine/threonine-protein kinase/endoribonuclease IRE1b isoform X2, whose protein sequence is MFLVDAKSGKVIYTRKLANSPLLSGVQSGEENPVLLKENAEELVESSPVDLETVEQLLYIMRTDYALQHYSPKTGKILWNVTVAEFDASFRFPTIEDEHGKYKGHLNSPLFHQLKPAILRIRDHKLMESPSVFDRLDERLPLSLPDEGLSHPHQKRLPLPAHNHYLPSLAYSQIPVPSDGQELLALPVSEFEDSGILGTHDRSFGKRNITSVATETIGTFYQQYLIQVLPILLFILGSIFCFVAFRKQHPPLSKVAEAYKVQTGVPRKKRPRRLGNSKSSVNNEKNSKYISNENNSGVSNGLTRIEGGERKPLPTLNDIVDGHLNGRRIGKLLVSNKEIAKGSNGTIVLEGIYDGRPVAVKRLVQTHHDVALKEIQNLIASDQHPNIVRWHGVEYDQDFVYLSLERCTCSLNDLIFFHSASFQHQTITKDQDSQFSKEYTIQLHSMMEKNAGIELWKADGYPTHQLLKLMRDVVSGLAHLHELGIIHRDLKPQNVLISRDRSVGAKLSDMGISKRLIGDKSSITQHVTGYGSSGWQAPEQLLHQRQTRAVDLFSLGCVLFFCVTGGKHPYGNNYERDANIVNDRKDLFLVENMPEAVDLFNHLLHPNPDLRPKARDVWHHPFFWSSEIRLSFLREASDRVELEDRENGSKLLNALESTATVAFNGKWDEKLESAFIDNIGSYRRYKFNSVRDLLRVIRNKLNHYRELPQEIKEILGPVPGGFDSYFSSRFPKLLIEVYRVMYDYCKEEEFFRKYIESNLI, encoded by the exons ATGTTCCTTGTTGATGCCAAGTCTGGAAAAGTAATTTATACTCGTAAGTTGGCTAATTCTCCTCTCTTATCAGGGGTTCAGAGTGGTGAAGAAAATCCTGTTCTATTGAAGGAAAATGCTGAAGAGTTGGTAGAGTCCAGTCCCGTTGATCTTGAAACAGTTGAGCAGCTGCTTTACATCATGAGAACTGATTATGCACTGCAGCATTATTCTCCAAAAACTGGCAAAATTTTATGGAATGTGACAGTTGCTGAATTTGATGCTTCCTTTCGGTTTCCCACTATCGAGGATGAGCATGGAAAATATAAGGGTCATTTGAACTCACCATTATTTCATCAGCTGAAGCCTGCTATTCTTCGTATACGTGATCATAAGTTGATGGAATCTCCTTCTGTATTTGACAGACTAGACGAACGACTTCCACTTTCTCTGCCTGATGAAGGACTTTCACATCCTCACCAAAAACGACTTCCTCTGCCTGCTCATAATCATTATCTTCCCTCTTTGGCTTATAGCCAAATTCCGGTTCCTTCTGATGGCCAAGAATTACTTGCTCTTCCCGTATCTGAATTTGAGGATTCTGGGATCTTGGGTACCCATGATAGGAGTTTTGGTAAAAGGAATATTACTAGTGTAGCAACTGAAACTATAGGGACTTTTTATCAACAATATTTAATCCAAGTACTTCCCATTCTTTTATTCATTTTGGGTTCAATCTTTTGTTTTGTGGCATTCAGAAAACAACATCCTCCTTTAAGTAAGGTGGCCGAAGCGTATAAAGTGCAAACTGGAGTTCCTAGAAAAAAAAGGCCACGGAGGTTGGGAAACAGTAAGAGTTCTGTCAATAAtgagaaaaattcaaaatacatCTCAAATGAGAATAATAGTGGGGTTTCTAATGGACTCACACGTATTGAAGGAGGTGAAAGGAAACCTCTGCCAACCCTCAATGATATTGTGGATGGTCACTTAAATGGACGTAGGATCGGTAAGTTACTTGTTTCCAACAAAGAAATTGCTAAGGGAAGCAATGGCACTATTGTACTTGAGGGAATCTATGATGGTCGTCCAGTAGCTGTTAAACGGCTTGTGCAGACTCATCATGATGTAGCTCTGAAAGAGATTCAAAATCTTATTGCCTCTGATCAGCATCCAAACATTGTCCGTTGGCATGGAGTGGAGTATGATCAAGACTTTGTTTATCTCTCTTTGGAGCGTTGTACTTGTAGCTTGAatgacttaattttttttcactctGCATCTTTTCAACATCAAACTATCACCAAGGATCAGGATTCCCAATTTTCAAAAGAGTATACCATACAACTACATTCAATGATGGAAAAGAATGCAGGTATTGAATTGTGGAAGGCTGATGGATATCCTACTCACCAGCTGTTAAAATTGATGAG GGATGTGGTTTCAGGACTTGCTCATTTGCATGAACTTGGCATCATACATCGGGACCTGAAACCTCAGAATGTTTTGATTAGCAGGGACAGATCTGTAGGTGCCAAACTTTCAGATATGGGCATCAGCAAGCGCCTCATTGGGGACAAGTCTTCCATAACTCAGCATGTGACTG GTTATGGAAGTTCAGGTTGGCAAGCACCTGAACAACTTCTTCATCAGCGCCAGACACGTGCAGTAGATTTATTTAGTTTGGGTTGTGTTCTCTTCTTCTGTGTCACTGGGGGTAAACACCCCTATGGCAATAATTATGAGCGCGATGCAAATATCGTGAATGACCGGAAAGACCTTTTCCTTGTCGAGAATATGCCTGAAGCTGTAGATCTTTTTAATCATCTCTTGCATCCCAACCCTGACTTGAG GCCAAAAGCCAGAGACGTATGGCACCATCCTTTCTTTTGGAGTTCTGAGATCAGACTTTCGTTTCTTCGAGAAGCTAGTGACCGGGTTGAATTGGAAGATAGGGAGAATGGATCTAAACTCTTAAATGCATTAGAGAGTACCGCAACTGTTGCCTTCAATGGGAAATGGGACGAAAAATTGGAATCGGCATTTATTGATAATATCGGCAGCTACAGACGGTACAAATTTAACAGTGTTCGTGATTTACTGCGTGTCATACGAAACAAGTTAAATCACTACCGGGAACTTCCCCAAGAAATCAAGGAGATATTAGGGCCAGTTCCTGGGGGGTTTGACAGTTATTTCTCAAGCCGGTTTCCAAAGCTCTTAATTGAGGTTTACAGAGTAATGTATGATTACTGCAAAGAGGAGGAATTCTTCCGCAAGTACATAGAAAGCAATCTTATCTAG
- the LOC107419848 gene encoding serine/threonine-protein kinase/endoribonuclease IRE1b isoform X1, with product MRRSLIIFLLLELLFAPIIRCFSNLAISENSLSNPYLKGFNHFSSSLLPSTPKKDAAVVVALDGKIYYVDANSKEILWSFSSGWPIYSSYQIDNDNSNSKVNASESINDFYVDCGDDWALYLHSKSFGKVKLPSGAEEYVKNAPYLYDDGGVTLGSKSTTMFLVDAKSGKVIYTRKLANSPLLSGVQSGEENPVLLKENAEELVESSPVDLETVEQLLYIMRTDYALQHYSPKTGKILWNVTVAEFDASFRFPTIEDEHGKYKGHLNSPLFHQLKPAILRIRDHKLMESPSVFDRLDERLPLSLPDEGLSHPHQKRLPLPAHNHYLPSLAYSQIPVPSDGQELLALPVSEFEDSGILGTHDRSFGKRNITSVATETIGTFYQQYLIQVLPILLFILGSIFCFVAFRKQHPPLSKVAEAYKVQTGVPRKKRPRRLGNSKSSVNNEKNSKYISNENNSGVSNGLTRIEGGERKPLPTLNDIVDGHLNGRRIGKLLVSNKEIAKGSNGTIVLEGIYDGRPVAVKRLVQTHHDVALKEIQNLIASDQHPNIVRWHGVEYDQDFVYLSLERCTCSLNDLIFFHSASFQHQTITKDQDSQFSKEYTIQLHSMMEKNAGIELWKADGYPTHQLLKLMRDVVSGLAHLHELGIIHRDLKPQNVLISRDRSVGAKLSDMGISKRLIGDKSSITQHVTGYGSSGWQAPEQLLHQRQTRAVDLFSLGCVLFFCVTGGKHPYGNNYERDANIVNDRKDLFLVENMPEAVDLFNHLLHPNPDLRPKARDVWHHPFFWSSEIRLSFLREASDRVELEDRENGSKLLNALESTATVAFNGKWDEKLESAFIDNIGSYRRYKFNSVRDLLRVIRNKLNHYRELPQEIKEILGPVPGGFDSYFSSRFPKLLIEVYRVMYDYCKEEEFFRKYIESNLI from the exons ATGAGACGATCTTTGATTATTTTTCTGCTGCTGGAACTATTGTTTGCTCCAATTATTCGATGTTTCTCAAACTTGGCAATTTCTGAGAACTCCCTCTCCAATCCGTATCTCAAGGGCTTTAATCACTTCAGCAGCTCTCTTTTGCCGTCCACACC taAGAAAGATGCAGCAGTGGTAGTTGCTTTGGATGGAAAAATATATTACGTAGACGCTAATTCGAAGGAAATTCTCTGGTCATTCTCGTCTGGATGGCCCATTTATTCTTCTTATCAGATTGACAATGACAATAGTAACAGTAAGGTTAATGCATCTGAGTCCATTAATGACTTCTATGTTGATTGTGGCGATGATTGGGCACTCTATTTGCATAGCAAGAGCTTTGGTAAAGTG AAACTGCCTTCGGGTGCTGAAGAATACGTAAAAAATGCTCCATATCTGTATGACGATGGAGGAGTCACATTAGGATCAAAGAGCACCACGATGTTCCTTGTTGATGCCAAGTCTGGAAAAGTAATTTATACTCGTAAGTTGGCTAATTCTCCTCTCTTATCAGGGGTTCAGAGTGGTGAAGAAAATCCTGTTCTATTGAAGGAAAATGCTGAAGAGTTGGTAGAGTCCAGTCCCGTTGATCTTGAAACAGTTGAGCAGCTGCTTTACATCATGAGAACTGATTATGCACTGCAGCATTATTCTCCAAAAACTGGCAAAATTTTATGGAATGTGACAGTTGCTGAATTTGATGCTTCCTTTCGGTTTCCCACTATCGAGGATGAGCATGGAAAATATAAGGGTCATTTGAACTCACCATTATTTCATCAGCTGAAGCCTGCTATTCTTCGTATACGTGATCATAAGTTGATGGAATCTCCTTCTGTATTTGACAGACTAGACGAACGACTTCCACTTTCTCTGCCTGATGAAGGACTTTCACATCCTCACCAAAAACGACTTCCTCTGCCTGCTCATAATCATTATCTTCCCTCTTTGGCTTATAGCCAAATTCCGGTTCCTTCTGATGGCCAAGAATTACTTGCTCTTCCCGTATCTGAATTTGAGGATTCTGGGATCTTGGGTACCCATGATAGGAGTTTTGGTAAAAGGAATATTACTAGTGTAGCAACTGAAACTATAGGGACTTTTTATCAACAATATTTAATCCAAGTACTTCCCATTCTTTTATTCATTTTGGGTTCAATCTTTTGTTTTGTGGCATTCAGAAAACAACATCCTCCTTTAAGTAAGGTGGCCGAAGCGTATAAAGTGCAAACTGGAGTTCCTAGAAAAAAAAGGCCACGGAGGTTGGGAAACAGTAAGAGTTCTGTCAATAAtgagaaaaattcaaaatacatCTCAAATGAGAATAATAGTGGGGTTTCTAATGGACTCACACGTATTGAAGGAGGTGAAAGGAAACCTCTGCCAACCCTCAATGATATTGTGGATGGTCACTTAAATGGACGTAGGATCGGTAAGTTACTTGTTTCCAACAAAGAAATTGCTAAGGGAAGCAATGGCACTATTGTACTTGAGGGAATCTATGATGGTCGTCCAGTAGCTGTTAAACGGCTTGTGCAGACTCATCATGATGTAGCTCTGAAAGAGATTCAAAATCTTATTGCCTCTGATCAGCATCCAAACATTGTCCGTTGGCATGGAGTGGAGTATGATCAAGACTTTGTTTATCTCTCTTTGGAGCGTTGTACTTGTAGCTTGAatgacttaattttttttcactctGCATCTTTTCAACATCAAACTATCACCAAGGATCAGGATTCCCAATTTTCAAAAGAGTATACCATACAACTACATTCAATGATGGAAAAGAATGCAGGTATTGAATTGTGGAAGGCTGATGGATATCCTACTCACCAGCTGTTAAAATTGATGAG GGATGTGGTTTCAGGACTTGCTCATTTGCATGAACTTGGCATCATACATCGGGACCTGAAACCTCAGAATGTTTTGATTAGCAGGGACAGATCTGTAGGTGCCAAACTTTCAGATATGGGCATCAGCAAGCGCCTCATTGGGGACAAGTCTTCCATAACTCAGCATGTGACTG GTTATGGAAGTTCAGGTTGGCAAGCACCTGAACAACTTCTTCATCAGCGCCAGACACGTGCAGTAGATTTATTTAGTTTGGGTTGTGTTCTCTTCTTCTGTGTCACTGGGGGTAAACACCCCTATGGCAATAATTATGAGCGCGATGCAAATATCGTGAATGACCGGAAAGACCTTTTCCTTGTCGAGAATATGCCTGAAGCTGTAGATCTTTTTAATCATCTCTTGCATCCCAACCCTGACTTGAG GCCAAAAGCCAGAGACGTATGGCACCATCCTTTCTTTTGGAGTTCTGAGATCAGACTTTCGTTTCTTCGAGAAGCTAGTGACCGGGTTGAATTGGAAGATAGGGAGAATGGATCTAAACTCTTAAATGCATTAGAGAGTACCGCAACTGTTGCCTTCAATGGGAAATGGGACGAAAAATTGGAATCGGCATTTATTGATAATATCGGCAGCTACAGACGGTACAAATTTAACAGTGTTCGTGATTTACTGCGTGTCATACGAAACAAGTTAAATCACTACCGGGAACTTCCCCAAGAAATCAAGGAGATATTAGGGCCAGTTCCTGGGGGGTTTGACAGTTATTTCTCAAGCCGGTTTCCAAAGCTCTTAATTGAGGTTTACAGAGTAATGTATGATTACTGCAAAGAGGAGGAATTCTTCCGCAAGTACATAGAAAGCAATCTTATCTAG